A single Lactuca sativa cultivar Salinas chromosome 8, Lsat_Salinas_v11, whole genome shotgun sequence DNA region contains:
- the LOC111918991 gene encoding ribonucleases P/MRP protein subunit POP1 produces MMRHQTNVVASGFTTMCLIFSGALICLFLIWDTLIFKLFWITNTPIYFKNNQTWILVANKPLLLKHHQTKRIINFGSNTFVSLCCIQIFMYVQHGLHGSGRGSRALLKWLKNDSTLSILSIVKSPFPSPDAENVISCGFYATSMLHHAETPSSHTISPVIYMWRPNQKSTNGSEDHVKVNNGQTFRQLW; encoded by the exons ATGATGAGGCATCAAACAAATGTTGTAGCCTCTGGTTTTACAACTATGTGCTTAATTTTTAGTGGTGCTCTAATTTGTTTGTTTTTAATTTGGGATACTTTGATTTTCAAGTTATTTTGGATAACAAATACACCGATTTACTTCAAGAACAACCAAACATGGATTTTAGTTGCAAATAAACCATTGTTATTAAAACACCATCAGACTAAGAGAATAATCAACTTTGGATCAAAcacatttgtttccttatgttGCATACAGATTTTTATGTATGTCCAACATGGTTTACATGGCAG TGGAAGAGGGTCGAGAGCTCTGTTGAAGTGGTTGAAAAAT GATTCCACATTGTCTATTCTAAGCATTGTAAAGTCACCTTTTCCTTCACCGGATGCTGAAAATGTAATTTCTTGTGGTTTTTATGCTACTTCTATG CTTCATCATGCCGAAACTCCCAGTTCACACACAATATCACCTGTTATTTACATGTGGAGACCTAATCAGAAGTCAACTAATGGATCTGAAGACCATGTGAAAGTCAACAATGGTCAAACTTTTAGGCAGTTATGGTGA